CGGTCTCCGTTCTAATTGTATAGATGCCCAACTTTATCGATTTGTAGTCGGCTTCATTTGTTTGCTGATTAGTTGCTAATGTTTCTTTATATTAATAATATGTGTTCATTATAAATTTGAACTATGTTATCAGAATTAGTTACAGTGATATCTTTTGGTATCTTCACATATATGTTCATTTTCACAATAGACTTTCAAAGTCTTAAACTGTATATAAAAAACCTCAAATTGGCATGAAATTTCATTCTGTacattcaaaatcaaatcccTCAAGCCACCTACAAACATAATGCTTGGAGGAGAATTAGGGATGCGAACTTGGAACTTCATTCAACGTTGACGATGACGCCAATAATTAGTCGATACTGAAAAATGATTTCCAGAATCTAGAATTCCCATCTTAAAATTCGTTAATGTTGTTTCTGATCAATTACTGTGCAGTGTGATCGCTTCGGGGAGAATTCCAGACCCTGGATCGATAAAGGCTAGCGGTGATACTCAGGTGGATGTACCAGTGAAGGTGCCACACAGTATAATAGTGACTTTGGTTAAGGACATCGCTACAGATTGGGACATTGACTATGAGTTGGAACTGGGTCTCATCATTGACCTTCCTGTAATTGGGAACATTACCATACCACTATCCAGGAAAGGTGAGATCAAGCTTCCCACCTTAAAGGAGTTAGTATTTGGAgcaaaggaggaggagaaggattcaaaagaaaaagacatggattcaaaagaaaaagagaaggattcaaaagaaaaagataaggaTTCAGATAAATAGACTGGTGAGGACTGATCGGTAAAGGAAGTGCTAGAGTCGAACTCTTCGATCTTGTGAATGAATCAATGATCGAGTAACTTAAGAAAATTTTATTGTAGGCCAAGAAACTTGGTTTATGGTTTTATAATAATTTCGAAGAAATTGTTATATGTGAACTGTTCATTTTCTTCGGCATTCAAGAAAGCAATTTATATATTGTAGGTTGAACTTTTCCTCCTTATCATTTTTCTCCAGAATTACTTTCTTATTGAATCTTAATTCGTACTTGGTAAAGTAATTAACTAGTCTCTATTAGCCATGTAATCACTCCATAATTTGATTTGTCAATTTCTCTAATTAACTTATAAATTTGGTGCTAATCAGTCTAAACATGTGCCTTATGTGTAACTTTTGTATCATCCTTACAGGGTCAAAGAACTCTTAATCCGCTTTTTCCTTTGCCTCCGAGGCTCGGAAAGTGTCCAAAAATGTGTCAATGACTCAATGTTATAACAATTCTGGTCGAAAGTTGGTGTGCTTTGAAAATCAAAACTAATTTTGGGCAATTTTCATCGGCCAATGTGGGAACTAGATAGTTTCATATATTAAGGAGCCCAAGATCCAGAATTAACAGTGTCTTtgcattttcaatttctttattttcctcaacttaaaaaaaaaaaagaaataagaaaagaaagggaaacaacggcgccaaaaacttgttagctaaatagtcaccctcaagtataagggctaAGTTATAGTGTAGGGGATTATGAGTAGGGGATATCGTACGCAAACGATTGGAAAACTCACTCTAGCTAAGAAAAACCTAAAGgatgctagatgaatatgcaaatgtacaagtcGTAAACAAGGGcagctcacaagtgaaccaaagttcatggtgaatatatgcaagatggtgAGTGGTTTGATTTTTTTGGCTTTGGAAATGGTTTCGAATCAAATTAACACACaataaaaacttgaaatgtaaactaggctaTGCTAAACTAAATGTGATAGATTGGATGGAAGTTAGAGTTATAGGTTGTTCACCATAGCctcccttgcatgcattgatgttcaaactataagtaaAACAATCCCAAGTATCCAATTACCCTCatagcatccggataagactactaaggcctaaactcctttgattttatcaattCCCACCGGATAAGTGCGAAACTAACTACCTAAGAACAAGTTATATACCGATAAGTATCAATTCTTTGCTCCTATAGATGCATAaaggtttgagtttagataatcaagcaagcaaaccaattctaggtctaggtgattttaactcactaccctcacatacacacctagtgtgctatcatactattaatgttcaaagctagctactctctagatattgttcatgtaatgacaaGTGCAAAGTAAtcaaattagctagattcaaatacaagtattcacttcttgaattagaatgtgaagatgatcatggaaaatgcatcaaataagactcaaacatcaattcattacaatTTTGGCTAGGgttttcaaccctagccccaacaaattaattaactactcactcataatcaaatacataagcttcaacatgtttatgaacatcaaactaaaaagtaggGATAGAGAGAGGATTAGTGATAatcaagttgaggatggtgtAGATGAACTCATAATTAAAGGCATTGACATTGTTAAAATGGTaatggtgatgatgattcctCAAGTAATACTAGACTcttcccttcttcttcaaaggTTGATGTTGGAATATGAGATGTAGAGATGATCAAGTGGTGAAATGGTGGAGTGGTGAAGCTTTTTGTCTATGAAATGGAATGAGTAGATGAAAAAGATGACgaaggttgtggtggtggtaatGGAGGTTATGAATTGATGGTagtggtgatggaggttttgtggaggagatgATAGTGGTGATAGAggttttgtggaggagatgatagtggattgtgtagagaatatagagagaaaaagatgtTATATATTGAGTGGTATGGGTGGTGCCTTAAGAGTGTAATGAAGGGATGCttataaagagaaaagagagagaggagtaaaatgatgaatggaagcaaaaaaaagcagctcaagcattgtaagaagcatggaggtaGAGTATGAGAGTGATAATAGATCCTAAAAACAAGGGAAAGGGGTATGGAAAAGATTGAGTAAAAAGAGAGAAGTAAGGATGAGCTATGAGAGTGTAGAGTAGAAAAGATGACTTAGGAGAACAGAGGAGAAGCTGCTCTCTTTATTGTGCATgggaaacatgaaaatgaaTAGTGTTTGggtggttttgggtcaccaaagtcaatTTGGCAACCAAAGGAGAGAATGTGCATAGAGATGCCTATTATCCAAAGGATAATATGATGGACTAATCTTGTTataatcttgtaggattcttctaAGGCTCTCTTTGATAGTTTCAGCATTAtagaccttccaaaaatgcacaagaaatcCGTCCAAATAAGGTTCTAGGCTAAACTGCCATGTTTTGACTTTGTTTTCTGCTCCTGAggcttccttcaattgaatctccatcgAGACATCAAAattagccttcgacttcttcataccaaatgttccttgataagtgtagatcatccttGTAAAATTTTAGAGCTTAGTTCGCCGTGGTTTGGCAgaaaatgctgccggaatccgtACAGTTCCGTTATTGCCCgtttttcgtcttttagtcagaaacttggacAGATATTTTGAAGGCCTTACACTCCGAAATAGCTCTTGAACTCTTATaataaatgatccttaggatgtctagaatggatttggaaagtttcaactcatttggagttcgtttgatcAAGTTACCACCActcctttcttgtctagctcgctttctcctagccggagtagaaaatgtgctaaggttgactttttagtgctttccatgcttctccatcatttcctaccatgataaggaaaataaatatatataaataaacacaaaggttaagtaaaagtacaagattaggggaataatggaATTgaattagtcaacattaaattggactttaaaacaaataatttccatgttttagagCATAAATATGTAtgtgaattatgatccaacaaaaTCAAGTTAGCTAAACATACTTGTCTAATCTTTAGGttgtaattttaaaaataaaaaagaaaatctatTAGTTGGGTTACAAATTTTAAACTTCTACTTTTAGGTTAGGTTGCAAGTAAAACAGAAAGTTACTTTTAAAATATAAAGTTTAAATTACCAAAAAGTAAATATCACATTCACTTAAATCTATATAACCTTTGAATTcaaaaaattatgtaaaaaaagatccataattctagcaatcatgatgaatttaatgaaaattgcTATAATAATGGGACCAATGAAAAAGATCTACAATTAAGGTATTTAAAGATAATGTTAATTTTGCTAGTTGACTTAtgtttgtcagatttaagttatggaaatttgtgtaattcttcaaaaaataaaatctaatatTTTATCCTAATTGACAATAATTAGGTGtagattgaaaagaaataataagTGGGTTTTtccattaaatttttttgaaattcGGTGTATAATGAAATGCCCCTTAAATATAAGATCTATTTTTTGGCAACTGGGTCAAAGAGGTTAGAGAAAATTTTCAACTAATGTCACTTGTCTCATAAATTGGAGTTTCAATATTGATTTTCTTTCGATATTCAACATTTAGACTAGAGTCCATACAGAAATCAATACGTAAATAATACAACGTATAGTAAAAAATGTCAATGTTTTCGCATTCGGAAGTCCCCTATGTTACCCAATAATTAAAAATGAGAGAGAATTCTGTTAGCCGGAAAACTAATTCAGCAATGTAACTTTCCGGTGCTCCATTTTCGGAGCAGTTGGTTTCCTTAGGTCAATAAGATCTTTCTTAGCCAAAGGCATTAATAtcctccccaccccaccccagAAGAATAGTGGATACCCATCGGATGGGGAGCCTGCGTCGACATGAGGGCAAGGACCCAGTAGATGCTAGACCATAACTCGTGTAACGTTAACGATAAGAAGGAAAAAGGCATTTCCAAATCTTAGCCCCGACTTCtatcttctttaatttttggtCGGCCGGATTTACAGATCTCTAAACACGGAGCCACCACGAGCGGACACGTACACTGTCACGCGTCTTCGCCGCAACCTCATCGACACGTGTCAGAAACCCACATCTTCCACTACTGCCCCCTCCacctgtgtgtgtatatataattcCCCGATCACAACTCTAATCCCCAAACCACTCCATCTCTCCTGCTTAAATCTATCTTCTTTTCCATCTCACTCTTTTGTAACTTCAGTGCTTGAGAAAATGGCTCAGTTCTTTGACAAGGCCAAGAACTTCGTGACAGACAAACTGGCCAACGTAGAAAAGCCAGAGGCAGATCTCACAGATGTTGACTTCAGGAAGGCGAGCTTCGATTCCGTGGAGTACATCGGTAAGGTCCATGTCAAAAACCCCTATGATCACTCCATCCCCATCTGCGAGATCTCCTACACCCTCAAATGTGTTGGCAGGTACTAATTTTGTCACTCTTTCTTTCCTAATGTTCATGTTCAAAATCGGGTTTGATTGCTTGGCGTAGAAGAAAACCTGGGTTTGATTGGATATGATTGTTTTTTATTCAGGGAGATTATATCTGGGACAGTTCCGGACCCCGGATCAATTAAGGCAAGTGATGTTACCCTTCTGGAGGTACCAGTGAAGGTGCCACACAGTGTATTGATGACATTGGTGAAGGATGTTGGGGCAGATTGGGACATTGATTATGAGTTGATATTGGGTCTCACCATTGACCTTCCTGTGATTGGGAACTTCACCATACCTTTGTCGAAGAAGGGAGAGATCAAGCTTCCCAGCCTCACCAGCCTCTTTGCTTGAGCTCACAAGTTTCGAGCTTTTTCTATCTTTGTATGTTGTGCTTCATATCAAGATTATGTTTTAGTCGAAAAGATATGCTTTGGCTGTAATACCCCTACCGGTTCTGACTCCTGACTCTGTTCAGCTGATCACAGTTTACACTTTGTGGGTAAATATATTGAAGTTATAACTACAAGGATGAAATCTTGAAAATAAATTTACAGAGTTATAGAGATGAATATGGTTTACGAATTTGTGTGTTTAACACTATCACCATGACTACCTTGTGGGGTGCATCGTCCCATTCGTGATTAGTATCTGCACCATTTTTTGTTACCATTACAACAATCACCTTGTTGTATCTAACATTACTACAATGAAGAACATTATAATGAGGCAAATGTTAGATTATGAACTTCAAGAATTGTTAAGTATGAAGACTTTGGTTGTAGCAAGTCTTAAAGtaggaaactttttttttttggttttaagTAGGAAACTTCAGTTGTGAGAAGTCCAATGTATCAAACTTCTCTTGCAAGAACTCTAGCCCTTTTTATTCTTCAAAGGGGTTAATAGTCAGAGCAGAGCAAAACACCGGACATGTACCAAAACAGGAACCAATAGGATATTAGACGGGAAAGCAATGAGGAATATAATTGCCCTATTAAACAAGAAAACTTCCACAAATTGCTTCCATCGGAATGTTTAAATCATGGACTGCAAAAAGGAGAGTTGCAAGGAAAGCATCATTTCTAACCCAATTAGTGCTTCCTAACATATATATCACCTAAAACCATGCTTAACAACCaaactcaaaatcaatttcaataaatGTCTCTGTTTTTATCTTCAACAGCGAACATTTTAAGCTCTCTGTATTTGAAAGTGTCGGAGTTATTGGGCACTGCCAAGAACTATATTGTGAACAAGGCCAGGGGTTATGTTTTGGCAAGGTTGGTTGAGATGCAGAGGAGGTCTGCGCTTATTGTAGACCTTCAACTTGAGGATATAAGCTTCGAGTCCATAGATCTCCTTTTCAAGATCTCTGTGTACAACTCATTTCAGTTTTCTCTGCCTGTCAGTCAAGCCTccttcaaaatgaaaatcgGTGGCAGGTTTGATCAATGTcttgtttttgaaaaaaaaattcttgcaTACCATCATATGATCAGATTgtttgaccttttttttttcgatcTTGCACTTGTAAGACATTCAGATGTTGCATACATGTTGTAGTAAGAAATTTAAAGAAACTCTTGCTTCGGATTTTCCATCCTCATCtacttttttttcctacttaaaaaaaaaacatggaaacATCTCATGCTTCGGAGCGTGGTAGAAGCTTTGCGAATTCCATTATTTCTGGTGACATGTAGAGTGACTGCAAATGTCCTCTCCCTCCACATGTTAATATTGAATTGCTAGACCGTCTTTATTTTCTATatcttttatttgttctcttttgtAAATAATCGGTCACGCATATTGAATAGGTTATCAAAGTGGAAATTTGTACCATGAATTACGTTGATTTTGGCCAAAATCTTTGGTCCAGACATCAAACTCCCAAACCTTGAAGTAACAATTTAGCTTTTTAGCTTCACAGTTTAGTAAAGTAAAATTCTATTCTAACATGGACTGTTTCTCCGTTATGTGCAGTGAACCTTTATTAGGGAAATTGAAGGAACCTGTGTACATAAAGGCAGGAGCAGATTCTATATTGCTTTTGTCAGCGAAGGTGCCATTTAGTATGCTTATAAATTTGGCAAATGACATTTCTGTAGATGCAGACGTTGACTACCGGATCGATTTCCAACTCACAATTCACCTTCCTATCATCGGCAACATCTCTTTACCACTTCCTTGCCAACAAGGCGAGACCAAGATCTCCGATTTGTTTAGCAATTTGATGGATCAAATCATGATGAGTTGGTGATGCCTTGGAGCAGAAACAATAAAATACTACAACAAGATGCGAATGAAGCTAGGTGCTTAATCGGATGAACTGATAAAGCTGTATATTTTGATGCGAGTATTTTGACGTATATTTATGGTTCTTATTCCTGAACTCTGGGATGTCCAATTCATCTTTATGTGAAAATTCAAACTCTTATTGATGTTTTTCTAATAAGTATATAATGAAATTCTGATCACTTATAAATTTAAGAGTGAGAATTTGACCTCAAAAGTATTACTTTCCACGTACAATTGGATTAGTGGTGCATATCTAGTTCTCTTTCGGATTCACCATTAATGAGTCGTTTCACTTTTCCTTTTCGGTAAAAGGAAATGAAAGTTGTGGTCACAAAATTGAAATACAAACTTGAAGGTGACAGAGTTTGTAAGATTGATTGGATGAGTACCCCAATCGATTGCCAATATGTACAAGGACTACAATATTTTCATTCTTCTGACTCCTTTTGGATTGTTCCCAATCTAGGGGAAGCATCTGTATGGTATAGACGAAATATGGCTGGCTTCTAGTACAGATCTACCTGTTTTATAAAAAATGTTTAGCCTCATCAGATCATATGGGGATGTAGCTCAGATGGTAGAGCGCTCGCTTAGCATGCGAGAGGTACGGGGATCGATACCCCGCATCTCCAATctctttgtgttttttttttccctacgtTTCGGACAACGTCAAACTCTGCTTCTCTGTTTTAACTTTTATAGCTCTCTCCACCTGCTCCTCATTCTGccttgaaaaataataaacGTCATAATCTGCACCAGTTAATGTCCTTGTGGTGGTCGTTAAGCCATTAAGAAGAATTTTCCAATCACTAACATGACAATCTTTGAAATATATTTCGAATGCATGGTTGAATAAACTAAGCCAGATGAGTTAATACCCCGTAA
This portion of the Rosa chinensis cultivar Old Blush chromosome 1, RchiOBHm-V2, whole genome shotgun sequence genome encodes:
- the LOC112181814 gene encoding desiccation protectant protein Lea14 homolog, whose product is MAQFFDKAKNFVTDKLANVEKPEADLTDVDFRKASFDSVEYIGKVHVKNPYDHSIPICEISYTLKCVGREIISGTVPDPGSIKASDVTLLEVPVKVPHSVLMTLVKDVGADWDIDYELILGLTIDLPVIGNFTIPLSKKGEIKLPSLTSLFA
- the LOC112181813 gene encoding desiccation protectant protein Lea14 homolog → MSLFLSSTANILSSLYLKVSELLGTAKNYIVNKARGYVLARLVEMQRRSALIVDLQLEDISFESIDLLFKISVYNSFQFSLPVSQASFKMKIGGSEPLLGKLKEPVYIKAGADSILLLSAKVPFSMLINLANDISVDADVDYRIDFQLTIHLPIIGNISLPLPCQQGETKISDLFSNLMDQIMMSW